A window of Streptomyces sp. NBC_01241 genomic DNA:
GCGACGCGCTGGCGCTGGAACCGCAGGAAGTCGCGTACGTGGGGGATGAACCGGACATCGACGCGAGTGGCGCGGTCGCCGCGGGGCTGATGGGGATCTGGCTCGACCGCGGCGGCCGCGGCGGCCGGCCCGAACTCGTCCGTATCAGCGGGCTCGATCAGCTGCCCGGCCTGCTGGGGCCTGCCCGGCCCTGATCCGCCGGACAAGCCCTGGCGGGCAATACTCGTTTTGGAGCGCCGGACACCTTCGGGTAATGTTCTTCCTGCGCCGCCCGAGCGGGACGGAAGATCCGAACGGGAAGCGCGAGCCGAACAAAACCCCTTCCGAGGGGTTGAGTTTTGGTGGGCTATGGTGTAATTGGCAACACTACGGTTTCTGGTACCGTCATTCTAGGTTCGAGTCCTGGTAGCCCAGCGCAGAAATGCAACAGCAGTAAACAGTAGTAACAAGCCCCCGTTGTGTAGCGGCCTAGCACGCTGCCCTCTCACGGCAGTAGCGCCGGTTCGAATCCGGTCGGGGGTACAGATCCTTCCCGCGAGATCATCTGGGTCGCACCCACGCTCTCGATGCAGGATCGCTAGGGCCCCCGTTGTGTAGCGGCCTAGCACGCTGCCCTCTCACGGCAGTAGCGCCGGTTCGAATCCGGTCGGGGGTACTTGCAACACCATGGGCTATGGTGTAATTGGCAACACTACGGTTTCTGGTACCGTCATTCTAGGTTCGAGTCCTGGTAGCCCAGCGCAGAAATGCAACAGCAGTAAACAGTAGTAACAAGCCCCCGTTGTGTAGCGGCCTAGCACGCTGCCCTCTCACGGCAGTAGCGCCGGTTCGAATCCGGTCGGGGGTACAACACAGCAGTAGACAAGGGCCCTTCACTTCGGTGAGGGGCTCTTCTGCTTGTCCCCCCCCGCTATGTCGCCCCGTCAAGTACGGGACCGTTACCGGGACTTGGTGGAGGCCGCCACGGCGCTGGGGCGGCCAGGACTTTCTTCCGTACGTCAGCCGGTGCGGCGCAGGGCCTCGCTCAGCCTCGCCGCCGAGTCGATGACCGCCTGGGCGTGCATCCGGCCCGGGTGCCGGGTCAGCCGCTCGATCGGTCCGGAGACCGAGACGGCGGCGACCACCCGGTTCGAGGGGCCGCGCACCGGCGCGGAGACCGAGGCGACGCCCGGCTCGCGCTCGCCGATCGACTGGGCCCAGCCCCTGCGCCGTACGCCCGAGAGCGCCGTCGCCGTGAAGCGGGCGCCCTGGAGACCGCGGTGCAGGCGCTCCGGCTCCTCCCAGGCCATCAGGATCTGGGCCGACGAGCCGGCCTTCATGGTGAGCGTGGAGCCGACCGGCACGGTGTCCCGCAGGCCGGACAGCCGCTCCGCCGCCGCCACGCAGATCCGCATGTCGCCCTGTCGCCGGTAGAGCTGCGCGCTCTCGCCCGTGATGTCCCGCAGGTGGGTGAGCACCGGTCCCGCCGTGGCCAGCAGACGGTCCTCGCCCGCCGCCGCCGCGAGTTCCGCCAGCCGGGGGCCGAGAATGAAACGGCCCTGCATGTCCCTCGCCACCATCCGGTGGTGTTCCAGTGCCACGGCCAGTCGATGGGCCGTGGGTCGTGCGAGCCCGGTCGCCGCGACCAGCCCGGCGAGGGTGGCCGGACCGGACTCCAGGGCGCTCAATACCAGAGCCGCCTTGTCGAGAACGCCGACGCCGCTAGAGTTGTCCATACGACGATACTCCCGTCTCACTCTGTGAAACGCAAGTTCAATTTTCGGCGGAAGTTGCGAACCTGTGGGGGTGGCCGCACAACGGCCCCGTAGCCACCGCCCCGCACGGGGGTCCGGACGGCAGCGCACCGAATCTCTAGTTGGGCCGGCGAAGACGCCGGCCGGAGGGAAAGCGATGGGTAGGACACTCGCGGAGAAGGTCTGGGACGACCATGTCGTCCGGCGCGCCGAAGGTGAGCCCGACCTCCTCTTCATCGATCTGCACCTGCTGCACGAGGTGACCAGCCCCCAGGCCTTCGATGGCCTCCGGCAGGCCGGACGCCCGGTGCGGCGCCTCGACCTCACCATCGCGACCGAGGACCACAACACCCCGACCCTCGACATCGACAAGCCGATCGCCGACCCGGTCTCCCGCGCCCAGTTGGAGACCCTGCGCAAGAACTGCGCGGAGTTCGGCGTGCGGCTGCACCCGCTGGGCGACGTCGAGCAGGGCGTCGTGCACGTGGTCGGTCCGCAGCTGGGTCTCACCCAGCCCGGCACCACGGTCGTCTGCGGCGACTCCCACACATCCACGCACGGTGCCTTCGGCGCGCTGGCGTTCGGCATCGGCACCAGCCAGGTCGAGCACGTGCTGGCCACCCAGACGCTGCCGCTGGCCCGCCCCAGGACCATGGCGATCACCATCGACGGCGAACTGCCCGACGATGTCACGGCCAAGGACCTGATCCTGGCGATCATCACCCGGATCGGCACCGGCGGCGGCCAGGGCTACATCCTCGAATACCGCGGCTCGGCCATCGATAAGCTCTCGATGGAAGCCCGGATGACCATCTGCAACATGTCGATCGAGGCCGGCGCCCGGGCGGGCATGATCGCCCCGGACGAGACCACCTTCGACTACCTGAAGGGCCGCGACCACGCCCCGCAGGGCGAGGACTGGGACGCCGCCGTCGCGTACTGGAAGACGCTGCGCACCGACGACGACGCGGTCTTCGATGCCGAGGTCGTCATCGACGCCGCCGAACTGGCGCCGTTCGTCACCTGGGGCACCAACCCCGGCCAGGGCGCGCCCCTGTCGGCCAACGTCCCCGACCCGGCTTCGTACGAGGACGCCTCGGAGCGCAACGCCGCCGAAAAGGCCCTGGAATACATGGGGTTGACCGCCGGCCAGCCGCTGCGCGACATCAACGTGGACACCGTCTTCGTAGGCTCCTGCACCAACGGCCGGATCGAGGACCTGCGCAACGCGGCCGCGATCCTGGACGGCCGCAAAGTCGCGGGAGGAGTACGGATGCTGGTCGTCCCGGGCTCCGTCCGGGTCGCCCTGCAGGCCGTCGAGGAGGGCCTGGACAAGGTCTTCACCGCCGCGGGCGCCGAATGGCGGCACGCGGGCTGCTCCATGTGTCTCGGCATGAACCCCGACCAGCTGGCCCCCGGCGAGCGCTCCGCCTCCACCTCGAACCGCAACTTCGAGGGCCGGCAGGGCAAGGGCGGCCGCACGCACCTGGTCTCCCCGCAGGTCGCCGCCGCGACCGCCGTGCTGGGCCACCTGGCCTCGCCGGCCGACCTGTCCGACGCCCGTACGCCCGCCGGAGTCTGAGAATCATGGAAGCTTTCACCACACACACCGGCCGGGCCGTCCCGCTGCGCCGCAGCAACGTCGACACCGACCAGATCATCCCCGCCCACTGGCTGAAGAAGGTCACCCGCGACGGCTTCGAGGACGGACTCTTCGAAGCCTGGCGCAAGGACGAGAACTTCGTCCTCAACCGCCCCGAGCGCAGCGGTGCCACGGTGCTGGTCGCCGGTCCCGACTTCGGCACCGGATCGTCCCGCGAACACGCCGTGTGGGCGCTGCAGAACTACGGCTTCAAGGCCGTCATCTCCTCCCGGTTCGCCGACATCTTCCGCGGCAATTCGCTGAAGAACGGGCTGTTGACCGTCGTGCTCGACCAGAAGATCGTCGACGCGATCTGGGAGCTGACCGAGGCCGACCCGACGGCCGAGGTCACCGTCGACCTGGAGGCGCGACAGGTCCGCGCCGCAGGCATCACCGCAGACTTCGAGCTCGACGAGAACGCCCGCTGGCGCCTGCTGAACGGGCTGGACGACATCAGCCTCACCCTTCAGAACGAAACGGACATTGCGGCCTATGAGGCGGCGAGGCCGAGCTTCAAGCCGCGTACAATTAACGCCTGAGCAGCGCGTTTCCAGGACTGCGCCCCCTGCCTTCTGGTAGGGGGCGCAGTCGCTTGTTGAGACCCCCTCGGGCGACAACTCGCCCCAGATGGCACAATCGGTGCATGGAACGCGACAGCCAACTCAAGCTTTACGGCCAAGTCGCCGACCGATTGAAGGAAGCGCACACAAGAGTGCGCACACTGCAAGTCCCGGAGAGCGTAAGGATGGCGCTGTCCCGGAAGCTGTTGGTCATCACGGCCGCGGCTAAGCACGATCTCCCGGATGCGGCAAGGCGTCTGGACCGGTTGATGAAGGACCTCGATGAGGGCCGATTCCCCGAAGGTGACTGACTCTGCGGAACTGTGCAGCGGTCGACTTCGTTGCGGCACTAGGGTGATTAGCCCGTTTCGTGTTTGATTTGCGGTATATATCTGCCTAACGTGCGAAAACGCTTGAACACTTTCGTTCAAGCAATGTCTCCGAAGGGGAAGACGTGAACAAGGCGCAGCTCGTAGAAGCGATTGCCGACAAGGTCGGCGGCCGTCAGCAGGCCGCGGACGCCGTTGACGCGGTGCTCGACGCGATCGTCCGTGCGGTTGTCGCGGGGGACCGTGTTTCGGTCACCGGCTTCGGCTCGTTCGAGAAGGTCGACCGCCCCGCCCGCTACGCCCGCAACCCGCAGACGGGTGAGCGGGTGCGGGTCAAGAAGACCTCGGTTCCCCGTTTCCGCGCGGGACAGGGCTTCAAGGACCTGGTGAGCGGCTCGAAGAAGCTCCCCAAGGGCGAGGTGGCCGTGAAGAAGGCGCCCAAGGGCAGCCTCACGGGCGGTGTTGCCCGTACGACGGCCAAGGCCGCGGCCAAGAAGGCCGTAGCGAAGAAGGCCGTGGCGAAGAAGGCCGTGGCGAAGAAGGCCGTGACCGCCGCGAAGACCACCGCGGCGAAGAAGACCACCGCGAAGAAGGCCGCTCCGGCCGCCAAGAAGGCCACGGCCGCGGCGAAGAAGACCACGGCCGCGGCGGCGAAGAAGACGACGACGGCCGCCAAGAAGACCGCGCCCGCCAAGAAGGCCACGGCTAAGAAGGCGCCCGCGAAGAAGACCACGGCGCGCAAGACCACGGCGAAGAAGGCCACCGCACGCAAGAAGTGAGGCCGGGCAGCGCGCAGCTGCACACACGCGCCGGGCCGGGCTCCCCTCGGGGAGCCCGGCCCGCGGGCTGTTGCGGGCAGGGTGCGCGCGACCGTTCAGAACGTCTGCAGGGTCACCAGGGTGATCCGCAGATCCGCCCCCTCGCCGACGCCTTCGATCCGCACCCGCTGCCCCGGACGCAGCAGCCGCAGCCCGCCCGCGTCGAAGGCCCGGGCGTCGAACGCCACCGGGGTCCCGTCGTCGAGCAGCACACTGCCGGTGCGGGTCTCGGGGTCGTACGTGTACGAGGTCGCCTGCATGTATGGAAGCCTATCGGTCCAGCGGGGAGAGTCCCGCGGCCCAGTGCTCTGAGGTGTGCGGGCCGGTGCCCAGGGCCAGCGCCGCCCGCAGATCGTCGCCGGTGTCCACGTCCTGGCGGACCGAATCGATGCCGGTCAGCGTGATTTCCACCGCGCCGGAGTCCAGGTGCCGGGCCCGGGAAGGGCCGCCGAAAGCCGGACGCAATTCCACTCCCGGCGCTGCCGAAAGAAATGTTGTTCCGATTCCTGCCGAATCGGTGACAAATGCACGGGGAAATGCGGCGGAAAAATCGAGGACCCTGGCCAGTTCCGCGGGACGCAGCGCGGGCAGGTCCGCGTTGAGAGCGGCGACCGCCGCGCCGGGCCGCCCGGCCCGTGCCGTCCGCTCGCCGTGTGCCAGGGCGGCGTTGAGCCCGCGATCCGGTTCGTCGGGCACGATGCGGGCCCCGAGGGCCGCGAGAGCCGCCCCCGCCTCCGTGTCGTCCGTGACGACCACCACATCCCGGACCGCCCGGCAGGACAGGGCGGCGGCCACGGTGTCCCGGGCGAACGCGAGGGCGAGCCGTGGGCGCAGTGCGGCGCCCGTCGCGGGCGCGAGCCTGCTCTTGGCCCGTGCCAAGGGCTTCAACGGGACGACCAGAGTCCAAGGACCGGCCGGGTCGGTGTTCGTGGCGATCTCCCCCTCGATGCGCGTCGCCGCTTATTCTCGCCTGCCGGTGCGAGAACCCGGAGGGTCGGCCCCGAAAGCGGGGCGTACGGTGTTCTCGACAGAGCAGGGGCCTGGGGCGAGACTTGACCGTCGGTAGCCAGGCAGAGTTCAGCTCCATAGAGGAAGGTGTCCGAGTGTCCCGCCGCAGAATCGGCTTCTGGTACCGCCTGGCGGCGGTGATCGCAAAACCGCCGCTGGTGGTTCTGTTCAAGCGTGACTGGCGGGGAATGGAAAACATTCCGGCCGACGGCGGATTCATCACTGCGGTCAATCACAACTCGTATCTGGACCCGCTTTCCTACGGACACTTCCAGTACAACACCGGACGTGTGCCACGGCTTCTCGCGAAGGCCGGCCTCTTCAAGACCCCCTTTGTCGGAATGATGCTGCGCGGCACCGGACAGATCCCCGTGTACCGCGAGACGACCAACGCGTTGGACGCCTTCCGGGCCGCGGTCGACGCCATCGAGCGCGGTGAATGCGTCGCCTTCTACCCGGAGGGCACCCTCACCCGCGACCCCGACATGTGGCCGATGGCCGGCAAGACCGGCGCCGCCCGCGTCGCGTTGATGACGAAGGCCCCGGTCATCCCGGTCGCCCAGTGGGGCGCCAACCTCGCGATGCCGCCGTACGCCAAGGAGAACAAGTTCCGGTTCTTCCCCCGCAAGACCCTCCAGGTGCAGGCCGGACCGCCCGTCGACCTCTCCCGCTTCTACGACGAGGAGCCGACGCCCGACCTCCTGCGCGAGGCGACCGAGGTCATCATGGCCGCGGTGACCGCGCAGCTGGAGATCGTACGGGGCGAGAAGGCCCCCGCGGAGCCGTACGATCACCGCAGAGCTCGTGCAGAACAGCGGCGCAAGGCCGAAGGAAAGGGACCCAAGTGACGCACCCCGTAAAGGCAGCCGTCTTCGGAACCGGCTCATGGGGTACGGCCTTCGGCATGGTTCTCGCCGACGCCGGCTGCGACGTCACCCTCTGGGGCCGTCGCACCGAAGTCGCCGAGGCCGTCAACACGACCCGTACCAACCCGGACTACCTGCCGGGCATCGAACTCCCCGCGTCGATCCGGGCCACCACCGACGCCGCCGAGGCGCTGCACGGCGCCGACTACGCCGTGCTCGTGGTGCCTTCGCAGACCCTGCGCGCCAACCTCGCCGACTGGGCCCCGCATCTCGGCTCCCGCACCGTCCTCGTCTCCCTGATGAAGGGCGTCGAACTCGGCACCGCGAAGCGGATGAGCGAAGTCATCGAGGACGTCACCAAGGTCACCCCGGACCGCGTCGCCGTCATCACCGGCCCCAACCTGGCCAAGGAGATCGCCGAACGCCGCCCCGCCGCCGCCGTCGTCGCCTGCCAGGACGAGTCCGTGGCCCAGCGCCTCCAGAGCGCCTGCCACACCCCGTACTTCCGCCCGTACACCAACACCGATGTGGTCGGCTGCGAACTCGGCGGCGCGGTCAAGAACGTCATCGGTCTCGCCGTGGGCATCGCCGACGGCATGGGCCTCGGCGACAACGCGAAGGGCTCGCTCATCACCCGGGGCCTCGCCGAGACGACCCGGCTCGGACTCGCCATGGGCGCCGACCCGCTGACCTTCTCCGGGCTCGCGGGCCTCGGCGACCTGGTCGCGACCTGCTCCTCGCCGCTCTCGCGCAACCACACCTTCGGCACCAACCTCGGCCGCGGAATGACGCTCCAGGAGACGATCGCGGTCACGAAGCAGACCGCCGAGGGCGTCAAGTCCTGTGAATCGGTGCTCGATCTGGCGCGCAGGCACGGTGTAGACATGCCGATCACCGAGACGGTCGTCGGCATCGTCCACGAGGGCAAGCCGCCCGTGGTCGCGCTGCGCGAGCTCATGTCGCGCAGCGCGAAGCCCGAGCGACGCTGACTACGGGCCGGGGAAGCGCGCAGAGCGTTGAACGTTCGCGGTCACCGCTCCAGCGGCCCCGGCCGCGCTGACGCGAGGGGTACCAGCAGGTACGCTCAACGCGATATGAGCAGCGAGAACCTCCCCCAGAGCCCGGAGCAGCAGCTCCGCAAGCCGCGCGTGGCCGTCGTGTTCGGCGGCCGCAGCTCCGAACACGGCATCTCCGTCGTCACGGCCGGCGCCGTCCTGAACGCCATCGACCGGACGAAGTACGACGTCCTGCCGATCGGCATCACGACGGACGGCCGCTGGGCGCTCACCGCCGACGAGCCCGAACGCATGGCCATCACGGACCGCAGGATGCCCGATGTGGCCCAGCTGGCCGAGTCCACCGAGGGCGGCGTGGTCCTCTCCGTCGACCCCGGCAGCCGTGAAGTGGTGTACAGCGAGCCCGGCTCGGTCCCCAAAGCGCTCGGCGAGGTCGACGTCGTCTTCCCCGTTCTGCACGGCCCGTACGGCGAGGACGGCACCCTGCAGGGGCTCCTGGAGCTCTCCGGTGTGCCGTACGTCGGCGCCGGGGTGCTCGCCTCGGCCGTCGGCCAGGACAAGGACTACATGAAGCGGGTCTTCACCTCGTTCGGACTGCCGGTCGGCCCGTACGTCGTGGTGCGCCCCCGCGAATGGGACGCGGACCCCGCCGCCGTCCGCAAGCGCATCGTGGACTTCGCCGGGGACCACGGCTGGCCGCTCTTCGTGAAGCCCGCCCGGGCCGGCTCGTCCATCGGCATCACCAAGGTCGACGACCTCTCCGGTCTCGACGAGGCGATCGAAGAGGCCCGGCGCCACGACCCCAAGTTCCTCGTCGAGTCGCTGCTGCGGGGCCGCGAGATCGAGTGCGGGGTGCTGGAGTTCGAGGACGGTCCGCGCGCCAGCGTGCCCGCCGAGATCCCGCCGGTCACCTCGCACGACTTCTACGACTTCGAGGCCAAGTACATCGATTCGGCCTCCGGGATCGTGCCCGCGCCGCTCACCGAGGAGCAGACCGCCGAGGTCCAGCGGCTGGCGGTCGAGGCCTTCGAGGCCGTGTCC
This region includes:
- the leuD gene encoding 3-isopropylmalate dehydratase small subunit encodes the protein MEAFTTHTGRAVPLRRSNVDTDQIIPAHWLKKVTRDGFEDGLFEAWRKDENFVLNRPERSGATVLVAGPDFGTGSSREHAVWALQNYGFKAVISSRFADIFRGNSLKNGLLTVVLDQKIVDAIWELTEADPTAEVTVDLEARQVRAAGITADFELDENARWRLLNGLDDISLTLQNETDIAAYEAARPSFKPRTINA
- the leuC gene encoding 3-isopropylmalate dehydratase large subunit, whose protein sequence is MGRTLAEKVWDDHVVRRAEGEPDLLFIDLHLLHEVTSPQAFDGLRQAGRPVRRLDLTIATEDHNTPTLDIDKPIADPVSRAQLETLRKNCAEFGVRLHPLGDVEQGVVHVVGPQLGLTQPGTTVVCGDSHTSTHGAFGALAFGIGTSQVEHVLATQTLPLARPRTMAITIDGELPDDVTAKDLILAIITRIGTGGGQGYILEYRGSAIDKLSMEARMTICNMSIEAGARAGMIAPDETTFDYLKGRDHAPQGEDWDAAVAYWKTLRTDDDAVFDAEVVIDAAELAPFVTWGTNPGQGAPLSANVPDPASYEDASERNAAEKALEYMGLTAGQPLRDINVDTVFVGSCTNGRIEDLRNAAAILDGRKVAGGVRMLVVPGSVRVALQAVEEGLDKVFTAAGAEWRHAGCSMCLGMNPDQLAPGERSASTSNRNFEGRQGKGGRTHLVSPQVAAATAVLGHLASPADLSDARTPAGV
- a CDS encoding D-alanine--D-alanine ligase family protein → MSSENLPQSPEQQLRKPRVAVVFGGRSSEHGISVVTAGAVLNAIDRTKYDVLPIGITTDGRWALTADEPERMAITDRRMPDVAQLAESTEGGVVLSVDPGSREVVYSEPGSVPKALGEVDVVFPVLHGPYGEDGTLQGLLELSGVPYVGAGVLASAVGQDKDYMKRVFTSFGLPVGPYVVVRPREWDADPAAVRKRIVDFAGDHGWPLFVKPARAGSSIGITKVDDLSGLDEAIEEARRHDPKFLVESLLRGREIECGVLEFEDGPRASVPAEIPPVTSHDFYDFEAKYIDSASGIVPAPLTEEQTAEVQRLAVEAFEAVSCEGLVRADFFLTEDGGFVINEINTLPGFTPISMYPRMWQESGVSYQELVDRLIQAALNRPTGLR
- the cofC gene encoding 2-phospho-L-lactate guanylyltransferase; the encoded protein is MEGEIATNTDPAGPWTLVVPLKPLARAKSRLAPATGAALRPRLALAFARDTVAAALSCRAVRDVVVVTDDTEAGAALAALGARIVPDEPDRGLNAALAHGERTARAGRPGAAVAALNADLPALRPAELARVLDFSAAFPRAFVTDSAGIGTTFLSAAPGVELRPAFGGPSRARHLDSGAVEITLTGIDSVRQDVDTGDDLRAALALGTGPHTSEHWAAGLSPLDR
- the ndgR gene encoding IclR family transcriptional regulator NdgR: MDNSSGVGVLDKAALVLSALESGPATLAGLVAATGLARPTAHRLAVALEHHRMVARDMQGRFILGPRLAELAAAAGEDRLLATAGPVLTHLRDITGESAQLYRRQGDMRICVAAAERLSGLRDTVPVGSTLTMKAGSSAQILMAWEEPERLHRGLQGARFTATALSGVRRRGWAQSIGEREPGVASVSAPVRGPSNRVVAAVSVSGPIERLTRHPGRMHAQAVIDSAARLSEALRRTG
- a CDS encoding NAD(P)H-dependent glycerol-3-phosphate dehydrogenase, whose translation is MTHPVKAAVFGTGSWGTAFGMVLADAGCDVTLWGRRTEVAEAVNTTRTNPDYLPGIELPASIRATTDAAEALHGADYAVLVVPSQTLRANLADWAPHLGSRTVLVSLMKGVELGTAKRMSEVIEDVTKVTPDRVAVITGPNLAKEIAERRPAAAVVACQDESVAQRLQSACHTPYFRPYTNTDVVGCELGGAVKNVIGLAVGIADGMGLGDNAKGSLITRGLAETTRLGLAMGADPLTFSGLAGLGDLVATCSSPLSRNHTFGTNLGRGMTLQETIAVTKQTAEGVKSCESVLDLARRHGVDMPITETVVGIVHEGKPPVVALRELMSRSAKPERR
- a CDS encoding HU family DNA-binding protein; translation: MNKAQLVEAIADKVGGRQQAADAVDAVLDAIVRAVVAGDRVSVTGFGSFEKVDRPARYARNPQTGERVRVKKTSVPRFRAGQGFKDLVSGSKKLPKGEVAVKKAPKGSLTGGVARTTAKAAAKKAVAKKAVAKKAVAKKAVTAAKTTAAKKTTAKKAAPAAKKATAAAKKTTAAAAKKTTTAAKKTAPAKKATAKKAPAKKTTARKTTAKKATARKK
- a CDS encoding lysophospholipid acyltransferase family protein, whose translation is MSRRRIGFWYRLAAVIAKPPLVVLFKRDWRGMENIPADGGFITAVNHNSYLDPLSYGHFQYNTGRVPRLLAKAGLFKTPFVGMMLRGTGQIPVYRETTNALDAFRAAVDAIERGECVAFYPEGTLTRDPDMWPMAGKTGAARVALMTKAPVIPVAQWGANLAMPPYAKENKFRFFPRKTLQVQAGPPVDLSRFYDEEPTPDLLREATEVIMAAVTAQLEIVRGEKAPAEPYDHRRARAEQRRKAEGKGPK